A portion of the Mesobacillus jeotgali genome contains these proteins:
- the nagA gene encoding N-acetylglucosamine-6-phosphate deacetylase, giving the protein MHELLLVNAKVLTEERLIEKGFIYIKDGKIAETGPVSSLPHHHAEVVELPEENTIIPGFIDVHIHGAGGADAMDATVDALTTIASTLPAEGTTSFLATTITQEQSAIFKALKNGAKYKSTHNNPGKAEMLGIHLEGPFINKARKGAQPEEYIINPDIELFSQMQEASGNNIRLVTLAPEKENGNDFIAYLANNDVIASIGHSDATYAQMAEAVNAGATHVTHLFNGMRGIHHRDPGVAGAALLYDELKIELIADGIHVVPEMIDLAIRAKGTDGVILITDSMRAKCLKNGTYDLGGQEVSVADGRASLTDGTLAGSILKMKDSLKNMVEYTGVNLEEAVKMASENPARQLKVFDRKGSIAPGKDADLVVLDHNHEISMTFCRGIAGYTRL; this is encoded by the coding sequence ATGCACGAATTATTGCTTGTTAATGCAAAGGTTTTAACAGAAGAACGTTTAATCGAAAAAGGATTCATTTATATAAAGGATGGCAAAATTGCCGAAACCGGACCTGTTTCATCACTCCCTCACCATCATGCGGAGGTCGTTGAGCTGCCAGAGGAAAATACGATTATTCCTGGATTCATCGATGTCCACATCCACGGGGCCGGTGGAGCTGATGCAATGGATGCTACGGTTGATGCCCTGACTACAATTGCTTCGACCCTGCCTGCAGAAGGAACCACAAGTTTTCTTGCTACGACCATTACTCAGGAACAATCAGCGATTTTCAAAGCTTTGAAAAATGGCGCCAAGTATAAAAGCACTCACAACAATCCAGGCAAAGCAGAGATGCTGGGAATTCACCTGGAAGGGCCCTTCATCAATAAAGCTCGTAAAGGCGCACAGCCAGAGGAATATATTATTAACCCTGATATCGAACTTTTTTCGCAGATGCAGGAAGCATCGGGAAACAATATCAGACTTGTCACGCTGGCACCTGAAAAGGAAAACGGAAATGATTTTATCGCTTATTTGGCCAACAATGATGTGATTGCCTCGATTGGCCATTCAGATGCGACATACGCCCAGATGGCTGAAGCAGTAAATGCAGGGGCAACCCATGTGACCCATTTATTCAATGGCATGCGTGGAATCCACCACAGAGATCCGGGAGTCGCAGGTGCTGCGCTGCTTTATGATGAGTTAAAAATCGAGCTGATCGCGGACGGAATCCATGTAGTTCCCGAAATGATCGACCTGGCAATAAGGGCAAAAGGAACCGATGGTGTCATCTTAATCACCGATTCCATGAGGGCGAAATGCCTTAAGAATGGGACTTACGACCTTGGCGGGCAGGAAGTGAGTGTGGCAGACGGCCGGGCTTCGTTAACAGACGGAACGCTTGCCGGCAGCATTTTAAAAATGAAGGATTCATTGAAAAACATGGTTGAATACACAGGCGTAAACCTTGAGGAAGCGGTAAAAATGGCAAGCGAGAATCCGGCCAGGCAGTTAAAGGTTTTTGACCGGAAAGGAAGTATCGCTCCGGGGAAGGATGCTGATCTTGTCGTTCTGGACCATAACCATGAAATATCCATGACCTTCTGCCGCGGAATCGCCGGCTATACCCGTTTATAA
- the hprK gene encoding HPr(Ser) kinase/phosphatase, with the protein MPKVRTKDLIEKFDMELVSGEEGINRPITTTDISRPGLEIAGYFEYYPAERLQLLGKTELTFFEKLDPRVRAERMEKLCTDITPGIIVTRDMDVPDELIKAAERESVPVMRSKLKTTRLSSHLTNYLESKLAPTTAVHGVLVDLYGIGVLITGKSGVGKSETALELVKRGHRLVADDCVEIRQEDIGTLVGNSPDLIEHLLEIRGVGIINVMTLFGAGAVRSHKRISLIIDLEIWDQKKSYDRLGLDEEKMKILDTDVTKLTIPVRPGRNLAVIIEVAAMNFRLKRMGMNAAEQFTNRLSDVIEDGDHDEH; encoded by the coding sequence TTGCCAAAAGTCCGTACTAAAGACCTCATCGAGAAATTCGACATGGAATTGGTAAGTGGAGAGGAAGGGATCAACCGACCGATTACGACAACAGATATTTCTAGACCGGGGTTGGAAATTGCCGGTTATTTTGAATATTATCCTGCGGAGCGTCTGCAGCTGCTTGGGAAAACAGAACTTACTTTCTTTGAAAAACTCGATCCTCGCGTCCGGGCAGAACGGATGGAAAAGCTTTGCACCGACATTACTCCTGGAATAATCGTCACCAGGGACATGGATGTTCCAGATGAGCTGATAAAAGCCGCAGAACGTGAATCTGTTCCGGTTATGCGCTCAAAACTAAAAACAACAAGGCTTTCAAGCCATCTGACAAACTATCTTGAAAGCAAGCTGGCACCTACTACGGCTGTTCATGGTGTACTCGTAGACCTTTATGGCATTGGAGTGCTGATCACAGGCAAAAGCGGTGTCGGTAAAAGTGAAACCGCTCTTGAGCTGGTCAAACGCGGACATCGTCTGGTTGCCGATGATTGTGTTGAAATCCGCCAGGAAGATATCGGGACACTTGTCGGTAACTCGCCGGATTTAATTGAACATTTGCTGGAAATCCGCGGTGTAGGCATTATTAATGTGATGACGCTGTTCGGAGCTGGAGCTGTGCGTTCGCATAAACGGATTTCTCTGATCATCGACCTCGAGATTTGGGATCAGAAAAAATCATATGACAGATTGGGCCTTGACGAGGAGAAAATGAAAATCCTCGACACCGATGTAACGAAGCTGACGATTCCTGTTCGTCCCGGCCGAAACCTTGCTGTTATCATCGAGGTAGCTGCGATGAACTTCAGGTTGAAACGCATGGGAATGAACGCAGCAGAGCAATTCACCAACAGGCTTTCCGACGTCATCGAAGACGGCGACCATGATGAACATTAA
- the lgt gene encoding prolipoprotein diacylglyceryl transferase gives MEKNIQPIDPIAFSLGPIQVHWYGVIIGLGIALALWIAMREGERRGLPKDIFADLMLWAIPIAIISARIYYVIFQWDYYSQYPGEIFKVWNGGIAIHGALIGSVATAYFFTKSRNVSFWKLADVAAPSIILGQAIGRWGNFINQEAHGGGVSRAFLENLYIPEFIINQMYINGAYYHPTFLYESIWNLLGFILLMSLRRVNLGRGEIFLSYVIWYSIGRFFVEGMRTDSLMLTESLRIAQTISIALIVLAIGLWIYRRVKGYSKVRYLET, from the coding sequence ATGGAAAAAAATATTCAGCCAATCGACCCGATTGCCTTTTCACTCGGTCCGATCCAGGTGCACTGGTATGGAGTCATCATCGGACTTGGAATTGCACTGGCTCTGTGGATTGCCATGCGTGAAGGTGAACGCCGCGGACTGCCAAAAGATATATTTGCAGACTTGATGCTTTGGGCCATCCCAATCGCGATTATCTCTGCAAGGATATACTATGTCATTTTTCAGTGGGATTATTACAGCCAGTATCCGGGTGAAATATTTAAGGTATGGAATGGCGGGATTGCCATTCATGGTGCGTTGATTGGTTCTGTGGCCACAGCCTATTTCTTCACGAAGTCCCGGAATGTCTCCTTCTGGAAGCTCGCTGATGTCGCAGCGCCAAGCATCATTCTTGGCCAGGCAATCGGCCGATGGGGGAACTTCATCAACCAGGAAGCACATGGAGGAGGAGTTTCAAGAGCGTTTTTGGAAAACCTGTATATTCCAGAATTCATCATCAACCAGATGTATATCAATGGAGCTTACTATCACCCAACCTTCCTTTATGAATCTATCTGGAATCTGCTAGGGTTCATACTGCTCATGTCCTTGCGCAGAGTTAACCTTGGCCGAGGGGAGATTTTCCTCAGCTATGTCATCTGGTACTCAATTGGACGCTTCTTTGTTGAAGGCATGCGAACAGACAGCTTGATGCTGACAGAATCACTTCGGATTGCCCAGACGATTTCGATTGCTTTGATTGTTTTGGCCATCGGTTTATGGATCTATAGAAGAGTCAAGGGCTATTCAAAAGTAAGATATTTAGAAACCTAG
- a CDS encoding nucleoside recognition domain-containing protein, translating into MGSSLKNGLIVGLKTTWALGKVIFPVTLIVSILQYTPVLPWVIEMITPLMSLLGLSGDAAIPLVIGNFLNLYAAIGAILTLDLTVKEVFIIAVMLSFSHNMLVESSVAVKVGVKLWVIVLVRLGLAFLSAIVINLVWNGGSEMAQYGMIPPKSEAVSGWGSILLESITKAGIGIFQLALIVIPLMVVVQIMKDKQWLAIFSKWMAPATKALGMKENTSTTMAAGLLFGLAFGAGVMIQAVKEDGVSKKDVTLAFIFLVACHAVVEDTLIFVPLGIPVLPLLLIRLGIAILLTIVVAFIWNRADIAKRKEAVYEQ; encoded by the coding sequence ATGGGTTCTTCGTTGAAAAACGGGTTGATAGTTGGATTGAAGACGACCTGGGCGCTGGGGAAGGTCATTTTTCCCGTTACTCTAATTGTTTCGATCCTGCAATACACTCCTGTCCTGCCCTGGGTCATCGAAATGATCACACCTTTGATGTCGTTGCTTGGCTTGTCAGGAGATGCGGCGATTCCGCTCGTCATCGGGAATTTTCTTAATTTGTACGCGGCCATCGGTGCTATATTGACCCTTGATCTGACGGTAAAAGAAGTTTTCATCATCGCAGTGATGCTGAGCTTTTCGCACAATATGCTTGTTGAATCAAGTGTTGCCGTCAAAGTCGGTGTCAAGCTATGGGTCATCGTCCTTGTTCGTTTGGGGCTTGCGTTCTTATCAGCAATTGTCATTAATCTTGTTTGGAATGGCGGTTCTGAAATGGCGCAATATGGAATGATTCCTCCCAAAAGTGAAGCAGTTTCCGGATGGGGATCGATTCTGCTTGAAAGCATCACAAAGGCTGGAATCGGCATATTCCAGCTTGCCCTCATAGTCATCCCGCTTATGGTGGTCGTGCAAATCATGAAGGATAAGCAATGGCTTGCCATTTTTTCAAAATGGATGGCTCCTGCAACAAAGGCGCTCGGCATGAAAGAAAACACATCGACAACGATGGCGGCTGGCCTGCTGTTCGGCCTTGCCTTCGGTGCGGGAGTGATGATTCAGGCGGTCAAGGAGGATGGAGTCAGCAAGAAGGATGTCACACTTGCGTTCATATTCCTTGTAGCCTGCCACGCAGTCGTTGAGGATACACTAATTTTTGTTCCGCTCGGCATACCGGTGCTGCCGCTATTATTGATCCGCCTGGGAATCGCCATTCTTTTGACCATAGTAGTCGCGTTCATCTGGAACCGCGCGGACATCGCAAAAAGAAAGGAAGCAGTATATGAGCAATAA
- the ppaX gene encoding pyrophosphatase PpaX, with amino-acid sequence MSNKIDTVLFDLDGTLIDTNELIISSFLHTMESYYPGQYKREDVLPFLGPSLKETFEPMSPEGYEEMIKTYRTYNLANHDLLVKSFEGVYETVRTLKENGFHLGIVTTKMSDVVQMGLKLTGLDEFFEVIVALDHVEKAKPDPEPLLKALDLLGSSPDRAIMVGDNHHDILGGKNAGTKTAGVAWSIKGREHLEQYKPDYILEKMADILPILGV; translated from the coding sequence ATGAGCAATAAAATAGACACGGTCCTGTTCGATTTGGATGGGACGTTAATTGACACAAATGAATTGATTATCTCCTCGTTCCTCCACACAATGGAAAGCTATTATCCTGGCCAGTATAAACGGGAGGATGTCCTTCCGTTTCTTGGGCCGTCACTTAAGGAAACATTTGAGCCGATGAGCCCTGAAGGATATGAGGAAATGATCAAAACCTACCGTACTTACAATCTGGCAAACCATGACCTGCTGGTAAAAAGCTTTGAGGGTGTATACGAAACGGTCAGAACCCTGAAGGAAAATGGCTTTCATCTTGGAATCGTCACGACGAAGATGTCGGATGTTGTTCAGATGGGGCTGAAACTGACAGGTCTCGATGAGTTCTTCGAGGTCATTGTGGCGCTTGATCATGTCGAAAAAGCGAAGCCGGACCCGGAGCCGCTTTTAAAAGCATTGGACTTGCTTGGTTCCTCACCTGACCGGGCAATTATGGTCGGCGATAACCACCATGACATTCTTGGCGGCAAAAATGCCGGTACGAAGACGGCCGGCGTTGCCTGGTCAATCAAAGGAAGAGAGCATCTGGAACAGTACAAGCCTGATTACATTCTCGAAAAGATGGCTGATATCCTGCCGATCCTCGGGGTGTAA
- a CDS encoding acyltransferase, producing the protein MRRTTRYRVEGANSLWHVYKTVPFMKVVKNFVVIQVARYTPFLGLKNWLYRTFLRMKVGDQTSFALMVMLDVMFPEKISVGRNTVIGYNTTILAHEYLIREYRLGDVEIGSEVMIGANSTIMPGIKIGDGAIVSAGTLVHKDVPEGAFVGGNPMRVIYTKEELAKRWANDEIYGTKSEADY; encoded by the coding sequence ATGAGAAGGACGACTCGTTATCGAGTAGAAGGAGCAAATTCGCTCTGGCATGTGTATAAAACCGTCCCGTTCATGAAGGTCGTCAAAAACTTCGTCGTCATCCAGGTGGCACGCTACACGCCATTCCTCGGATTGAAAAACTGGCTTTACCGGACATTCTTACGGATGAAAGTCGGCGACCAGACATCCTTCGCGCTGATGGTCATGCTTGATGTGATGTTCCCGGAAAAAATTTCGGTCGGCCGCAACACGGTCATCGGATACAACACCACCATCCTGGCGCACGAGTACCTGATCAGGGAATACCGGCTCGGCGATGTCGAAATCGGCAGTGAAGTCATGATTGGCGCCAATTCCACGATCATGCCAGGCATTAAAATCGGCGATGGGGCGATCGTCTCCGCCGGAACACTTGTCCACAAAGACGTCCCTGAAGGCGCCTTTGTAGGAGGCAACCCGATGCGCGTCATCTACACCAAGGAAGAACTCGCAAAACGCTGGGCGAATGATGAAATATATGGAACAAAAAGCGAAGCGGATTACTGA
- a CDS encoding ATP phosphoribosyltransferase regulatory subunit produces the protein MSRLFMFEKPLGMRDTLPELHEAKERVRSAIETEMKRWGFQFIETPALEYYETVGTASAILDQQLFKLLDQQGHTLVLRPDMTAPIARVAASKLYKEQIPLRLAYSANVYRAQQREGGRPAEFEQIGVECIGDDSVSADGEMISLAISSLKKAGLEQFQLSVGHVGFVNELFVQILGNEERARELTKFLYEKNYVGYREHVKSLPLSSIDSQRLLAFLELRGGPEVIGKALELVENGKGRAALDELKLLWDVIEDFGESSRIKFDLTIVSHMSYYTGILFEVYAGMVGFPIGNGGRYDKLLEKFGKTTGATGFAIRLDRLLESLGDLGESDPVTCILFSPERRKEAYQMAMQKRADGERIVLQDISAVRNLDACSDVYANCVFLVGKEGAR, from the coding sequence TTGAGTCGATTATTCATGTTTGAAAAACCACTTGGCATGCGGGATACCCTTCCTGAGCTTCATGAAGCAAAGGAGAGAGTCCGCAGCGCGATTGAAACGGAAATGAAACGCTGGGGTTTCCAATTCATCGAAACTCCTGCGCTGGAATATTACGAAACGGTCGGAACAGCATCTGCCATCCTTGATCAGCAATTGTTCAAGCTATTGGACCAGCAGGGGCATACACTTGTACTCCGGCCCGATATGACGGCGCCGATTGCCAGGGTTGCAGCCTCAAAACTATACAAAGAACAAATACCATTACGACTGGCTTACTCCGCGAATGTCTACCGAGCCCAGCAGCGTGAAGGAGGGAGGCCGGCAGAGTTTGAGCAAATCGGTGTCGAGTGTATTGGAGATGACTCGGTTAGCGCTGATGGAGAAATGATTTCGCTGGCCATTTCCTCACTGAAAAAGGCAGGATTAGAACAATTTCAGCTATCAGTGGGACATGTCGGCTTTGTCAACGAATTGTTCGTACAAATCCTTGGAAACGAGGAGCGAGCCAGGGAACTGACGAAATTTTTATATGAGAAGAATTATGTGGGCTATCGTGAGCATGTAAAATCACTTCCGCTGTCATCAATTGATTCACAAAGATTGCTGGCATTCCTCGAGTTGCGCGGCGGTCCAGAAGTGATCGGCAAAGCATTGGAGCTCGTCGAGAACGGAAAAGGCAGGGCCGCACTTGACGAATTAAAGCTGCTCTGGGATGTCATCGAAGATTTCGGCGAGAGCAGCCGAATTAAATTTGACTTAACAATCGTAAGCCATATGAGCTACTATACAGGCATCTTATTCGAGGTTTATGCAGGGATGGTCGGATTCCCGATCGGCAATGGCGGGCGCTATGATAAATTGCTTGAGAAATTCGGAAAAACAACCGGTGCGACAGGGTTTGCCATCAGGCTCGACCGACTGCTTGAAAGTCTCGGCGACCTTGGAGAATCGGACCCGGTTACATGCATCCTTTTCAGTCCGGAACGGAGAAAGGAAGCATACCAGATGGCCATGCAAAAACGGGCAGATGGAGAGCGAATCGTTCTCCAGGATATCAGTGCGGTACGTAATCTTGATGCGTGCTCTGACGTCTATGCTAATTGTGTTTTCCTTGTAGGGAAGGAGGGAGCGCGATGA
- the hisG gene encoding ATP phosphoribosyltransferase encodes MNDQLTIAMPKGRIFTEAVDLLRNAGFDLPPEFDDSRKLIIDVEEERFRFILAKPMDVATYVEHGVADLGIAGKDVLLEEERDVYELLNLKISGCYLAVAGLPDTKMNDVAPKIATKYPNIAAAYFREQGEQVEIIKLNGSIELAPMIGLADRIVDIVSTGRTLKENGLVEYETITDVTSRLIVNPVSYRIKDERISELIKRLNEVI; translated from the coding sequence ATGAATGATCAGCTGACAATCGCCATGCCAAAGGGCAGGATTTTTACCGAAGCAGTTGATTTGCTCCGCAATGCCGGATTTGATCTTCCGCCTGAATTTGATGATTCGCGCAAGCTGATTATCGATGTCGAAGAGGAAAGATTTCGCTTCATACTGGCGAAGCCGATGGATGTGGCTACATATGTTGAACATGGTGTTGCCGATCTTGGGATTGCTGGCAAGGACGTTCTTCTCGAGGAAGAACGGGATGTGTACGAGCTGCTTAACCTGAAAATCAGCGGCTGTTATCTGGCAGTCGCTGGACTTCCAGATACGAAAATGAACGATGTTGCGCCGAAAATAGCGACGAAATATCCGAACATTGCTGCCGCTTATTTCCGCGAACAGGGTGAGCAGGTCGAGATTATTAAATTAAATGGATCCATTGAGCTTGCTCCGATGATTGGCCTTGCCGACCGGATTGTTGACATTGTCTCAACAGGAAGAACCCTGAAAGAGAACGGTCTGGTGGAATATGAAACAATCACGGATGTCACTTCGAGATTGATCGTGAACCCGGTCAGTTATCGGATCAAGGATGAACGGATCAGCGAACTGATCAAGAGGTTGAATGAAGTAATTTAA
- the hisD gene encoding histidinol dehydrogenase: MEILQIDGNLSLKRTVDGGTEEQRKAVQAIIAEIRSEGDKALKAFTEKFDSVTLEEFRVTEEEISEAYKTVSSQLVDIITEAAANIRKYHEKQLRPSWMTTEENGTMLGQKVTPLDSVGVYVPGGTAAYPSSVLMNVIPARTAGVERIVMVSPPGMDGKLPAGVLVAAHIAGIKEIYKVGGAQAIAALAYGTETITPVDKITGPGNIYVALAKREVFGDVAIDMIAGPSEIGILADDTARANEIAADLLSQAEHDPRACAVLVTTSRTLAEDVQDEVYKQLSQLPRKEIAAASIEDFGAIYVASDLDEAIGAINQLAPEHLEIVTENPVELLGKIKHAGAIFLGRYSSEPVGDYFAGPNHVLPTNGTARFSSPLSVEDFQKKSSIILYSEQAMKDNGAKIAEFARLEGLEAHARAVEARLK; this comes from the coding sequence GTGGAAATTTTACAGATAGATGGCAATTTGTCGCTGAAACGAACGGTTGATGGCGGTACGGAGGAACAGCGCAAGGCCGTACAGGCAATCATCGCGGAAATAAGGTCCGAGGGCGACAAGGCTCTTAAGGCTTTTACCGAGAAATTCGACTCAGTGACGCTTGAGGAATTCCGTGTAACCGAGGAGGAAATCTCTGAAGCCTATAAGACCGTCAGCAGCCAGCTAGTCGACATCATCACCGAAGCAGCAGCCAATATTCGCAAATACCATGAAAAGCAGCTGCGCCCATCATGGATGACAACAGAGGAAAATGGCACGATGCTTGGCCAGAAGGTGACGCCGCTTGATTCGGTTGGTGTATATGTGCCAGGAGGAACCGCTGCATACCCATCTTCAGTCTTGATGAATGTCATTCCGGCCCGGACCGCCGGAGTAGAACGAATTGTCATGGTTTCGCCGCCGGGCATGGATGGGAAGCTTCCGGCTGGTGTGCTGGTTGCAGCACATATTGCCGGGATAAAAGAAATCTATAAAGTTGGCGGTGCACAGGCCATTGCGGCACTTGCGTATGGAACAGAAACCATTACACCAGTCGATAAAATCACAGGCCCAGGCAATATTTATGTGGCACTGGCTAAACGCGAAGTTTTCGGCGATGTCGCGATTGATATGATTGCAGGGCCTAGTGAGATCGGAATCCTCGCCGATGATACAGCGAGAGCCAATGAAATTGCGGCCGACCTGCTTTCCCAGGCGGAGCACGACCCACGCGCATGTGCCGTTTTGGTGACAACGTCCCGTACCCTGGCGGAAGATGTGCAGGACGAGGTGTATAAACAGCTGTCGCAATTGCCGCGAAAAGAAATCGCTGCAGCCTCCATTGAGGACTTTGGCGCAATCTATGTCGCATCAGATTTGGATGAAGCCATCGGAGCGATTAACCAGCTGGCTCCTGAACACCTTGAAATTGTTACGGAAAATCCAGTTGAATTGCTCGGCAAAATCAAGCACGCGGGAGCAATTTTTCTCGGCAGATATAGCTCGGAACCAGTAGGGGATTATTTTGCCGGACCGAATCATGTCCTTCCGACGAATGGAACAGCGCGCTTTTCAAGTCCGTTGAGCGTCGAGGATTTCCAGAAAAAATCAAGCATCATTTTATACAGTGAGCAGGCAATGAAAGATAATGGTGCGAAAATTGCCGAATTCGCAAGGCTTGAAGGGCTTGAAGCACACGCCCGTGCAGTAGAGGCGCGGCTGAAATAA
- the hisB gene encoding imidazoleglycerol-phosphate dehydratase HisB has protein sequence MERIATVNRYTNETKIDLTFGIDGEGKSSLETGVPFLSHMLDLFAKHGQFDLNVDAKGDVEVDGHHTTEDIGICIGQALREALGDKKGIKRYGNAFVPMDEALAQVVIDLSNRPHLEMRAEFPAQQVGTFDVELVHEFLWKLALEARMNLHVIVHYGKNTHHMIEAVFKALGRALDEATTIDPRIKGVPSTKGML, from the coding sequence ATGGAACGGATTGCAACAGTGAACAGGTATACAAATGAAACAAAAATAGATTTAACTTTTGGGATTGATGGGGAAGGAAAATCCTCTCTCGAAACAGGAGTGCCTTTTCTCTCTCACATGCTCGATTTATTTGCGAAGCACGGACAGTTTGACCTGAATGTGGATGCAAAGGGTGATGTTGAGGTTGATGGCCACCATACAACCGAGGATATCGGCATTTGCATCGGTCAGGCGCTCCGCGAAGCACTAGGAGATAAAAAGGGAATCAAACGCTACGGAAACGCCTTTGTGCCGATGGATGAGGCACTTGCACAGGTTGTAATCGATCTAAGCAACCGTCCGCACCTCGAAATGCGCGCAGAATTCCCTGCCCAGCAGGTCGGAACTTTCGATGTTGAGCTTGTCCATGAATTTCTCTGGAAGCTTGCACTTGAAGCGAGAATGAACCTGCACGTTATCGTACATTACGGAAAAAATACACACCATATGATAGAGGCAGTATTTAAGGCGCTTGGGCGAGCACTTGACGAAGCAACGACCATCGACCCGCGCATAAAAGGTGTTCCTTCAACGAAGGGGATGCTGTAA
- the hisH gene encoding imidazole glycerol phosphate synthase subunit HisH, whose product MIGIVDYGMGNLFSVSKALERLDAPYFISQYKEGLMEADALLVPGVGSFRDAMDVLNRTGLTDMIRNFAATGKPVLGICLGMQLLFEESTENGLTEGLKLLPGKVGRFSGKTADGESYKVPHMGWNKLRFTGESPLLDSLQEDYVYFVHSYYVKTDDQDVLVAVGDYYDIEVPAIVGRGNIYGMQFHPEKSSDMGMGLLRNFTKLAAERKSEQ is encoded by the coding sequence ATGATTGGCATCGTCGATTACGGAATGGGCAATTTGTTCAGCGTAAGCAAAGCGCTTGAACGGCTGGATGCGCCCTATTTCATCTCACAATATAAAGAAGGATTAATGGAAGCAGATGCATTGCTTGTTCCCGGCGTTGGTTCATTCCGAGACGCAATGGACGTGTTGAATCGAACTGGTTTGACGGATATGATCCGGAATTTTGCTGCGACAGGCAAGCCAGTGCTTGGCATTTGCCTTGGCATGCAGCTGCTGTTTGAAGAAAGTACAGAGAATGGCCTGACAGAAGGTTTGAAGCTTTTGCCTGGAAAAGTCGGCCGTTTCAGCGGAAAGACAGCTGATGGGGAGTCCTACAAGGTGCCGCATATGGGTTGGAACAAGCTTCGGTTTACCGGTGAATCGCCTCTGCTTGATTCTCTTCAAGAGGATTATGTGTACTTCGTTCATTCTTATTATGTAAAAACGGATGACCAGGACGTGCTTGTTGCAGTTGGGGATTATTATGATATCGAAGTGCCGGCCATAGTGGGCAGAGGGAATATATACGGCATGCAATTCCATCCGGAAAAAAGCAGTGACATGGGAATGGGGCTGCTCCGCAACTTTACGAAACTTGCAGCAGAAAGGAAGTCTGAGCAATGA
- the hisA gene encoding 1-(5-phosphoribosyl)-5-[(5-phosphoribosylamino)methylideneamino]imidazole-4-carboxamide isomerase has translation MKFTIYPAIDMRGGKCVRLLQGDYDKETVYGDSPFEMAKKFAAEGAEWIHMVDLDGARDGKRVNDQFVIQAAQELGVNVQIGGGIRSESDITHYLENGVNRVIIGSIAVSNPEFAEEMVRKYGAKIAIGLDAKNGFVATHGWLNTSEVSALELGKRFADAGAETFIFTDIATDGTLAGPNAEATRQLALETGKSVIASGGVSSLDDLADLRRLSKDGVSGAIVGKAIYEGRFSVKSALEMGNA, from the coding sequence ATGAAATTCACCATCTACCCGGCAATCGACATGCGCGGCGGAAAATGTGTCCGGCTGCTGCAGGGCGATTATGATAAGGAAACAGTGTATGGGGATTCGCCCTTCGAAATGGCTAAGAAATTCGCCGCGGAAGGTGCGGAGTGGATTCACATGGTTGATCTCGACGGTGCCAGGGATGGCAAGCGCGTTAATGATCAGTTTGTTATCCAGGCAGCTCAGGAGCTAGGCGTGAACGTACAGATTGGCGGCGGAATTCGCAGCGAATCGGACATCACCCATTATCTTGAAAATGGTGTTAACCGTGTCATCATCGGAAGCATCGCGGTTTCCAATCCTGAATTTGCAGAGGAGATGGTCAGGAAGTACGGCGCCAAAATCGCAATCGGCCTTGACGCCAAAAACGGCTTTGTCGCAACACACGGCTGGCTGAACACTTCCGAAGTGAGCGCTCTTGAGCTAGGCAAAAGATTCGCTGATGCCGGTGCCGAAACATTCATTTTTACCGATATTGCAACGGATGGCACACTTGCTGGACCAAACGCCGAGGCAACACGTCAACTAGCATTGGAAACAGGAAAAAGCGTCATAGCTTCTGGGGGTGTCAGCTCGCTTGACGACCTGGCTGATCTCCGTCGGTTAAGTAAAGATGGCGTCAGCGGTGCGATTGTCGGCAAAGCCATTTATGAAGGCCGCTTTTCGGTAAAATCAGCGCTGGAAATGGGGAATGCCTGA